The following is a genomic window from Rutidosis leptorrhynchoides isolate AG116_Rl617_1_P2 chromosome 8, CSIRO_AGI_Rlap_v1, whole genome shotgun sequence.
GGCTCGAATCCCAGCAGCCACACTTACTTTTTTGAGCTATTCACTTTGCTGCTTTCCAAATGTTTTAGGTCGCAATAGTATGAAAGATAATAATTACTCATCCTTTTaagttataattataaataaaaaaattaaggtTCTTTTAGATCAATATTTATAAAAATGTTATCTCACGGTATAATGGAAATGGATTAAACTGttaatggatgacatattacacaattgACATAAACAGATACAACATAATATCCACAATTCAACCTCGGCTCCATATATGTTCTAAAATTTTGAATAACAATCTTGTCTAACATTTACTAAATTACTGGAATACATCTAAAAAAACCTAGCGGAAACGGATCATACATGTCTCATATACGACACAAAGTAGCATAACATATAACATAGACTGGTCAAAAGAGACCAATAAGCATTAACAAAAAGCCACCTGCAAATTTGCTTTCTGGTTTACAGGTTCTCACAAAGAGTCGAAGATCGAAAACATTTCATCTTTTATTACGCTCAAAAATCAAGTGAACCCAAGTTCACTGGAGGAAAACCAGTAGCAACACCATTTCCACCGCTATTCGTTCTTTCACCTGAGTTTTGACTAAAAGTTTCCGAATCTTGTTCCCCAAGTTTCTGCACATCCTCAGGAGAAAGTATCTTGATATACCAGACACTATTTACAAATGTCCTGTgcataatacatatatatacacactagtaagtattaaaaagttaataataataacaataataaataatagagTAATTTATACCGATAGTTCTCGTAGTTTACATGAAATTACACCATCCATCCTTATCTTTTGCAAATTACACCGATTGTCCTGATTAATTTGGTATTGGTAGTGCACGATGGTTGTCCATGTGGTTTTCAGAAAATTACACCTAAAAATTACACTGATCATCCCTGAATTACTTAAAGTGTACGTTTATAGTCCCTAACTGCCTAAATTGCGCGCTAATAGTAGGGACGATCAACACGCATTTTAAGTAAAGTATGAACCATCAATGTACACTTTTAGGTAACTCAAGGACGATCGGTATAATTTTCAAAAGATAAGAACGATTGGTGTAATTTCATGAAAAACCACAAGGACTATCGGTGTGTAATTTTCAAAAGATAAGGACGGTTGGTGTAAATCATCTAAACCACAAGGACTATCGCTATAATTTACTCTAATAACAGAGAAATAAATAGGTAAAAAGTTTAGACTTACTCCCAAGGTCCGTCTCCAAGGAGAAGAACGTCATTCTCCCTGTCGACGAATACAAGCTGCCAGCCTGATCTTTGAGGGTCTTCAAGCAAACCCTCAAGGTTAAACATCTGACCCAGTTCTTGTTTCAGTTCAGGATAACTGTTGAACCGGGTGATGTCTAATGACCTCCCTACCGAACCGGATTTGTAAACCTGCACCAACAACTAACCTTTAACAAACCATTACAGGAAAACATAATTAGTTGTTTCTACTGTCGTTGTACCTTGACAAATGTACGATTAGGATTCGGCGGGTCAATTTGTCCTGTTGTGTGCAACAACTCAGACGAGTCTTGCATGTAACCATAGTTAAAAGAATTCTGAAACCCGGAGGGTATGGTGGTTAGGTCGGTTTCAGTTGATGAGGTACCAATATTAAGTAGATGTGCAGATGATTCGATATTGGTCCCACCAAATAAACCCTGATTATGTGCATCCAAACTTAAAGTTTCTTGTTCCACACCCGCGTTTTTCTCCGGATAAGTTGACGGTGCACCTGAAGGAACATTGCCGCCTTGTGATTGAGCAAACCTTGAAACCCAAGATTGTTGATTCGATTGATGCTCGGGTTGACCCGTTCTTGCAAAACTCAAAAGGTTACTACTTCCATCAGGGCTAAGTGAACCCAACATATTCTGCATGACTGAGGGGGTAAATTTGGTATTTGGGTGATCTATGAATTCAGTTTTTTGAAACGGGATGCTCGACTGTTGCATCAGGTATGATTCAGGAAATGAAGTAGGTGGCTGTTGTTGACTGTTCATTTGCTGCTGTTGCGGTTCATCAGGCTGACAGTTGGGTATTTGGGTCTGACCATGCATGAATTGGTGAGGCATGAGCTGGTGAattgtttgttgtagttgttgatgGGCGTTTTGGAAAAGCGGGTTTGAGGTGGCGGAAGCAGATTGGTGCTGAGGAAATTGAATCGGTGGTACTGGTTGCTGAAACTGCATTAATTGTTGTTTTAGAGCGTCTCCACCTCCTAAATTTTGTAAACCTGCAGCTAATGCAGCCTGGTACTGCTGATTAAGATTATTTTGAAGAAACGAAGGATCGATTCGTTGTTGCATCCAAGGGTACATCCCGACAGATTGAAAATTTAAATCCCCAGTTTCACCTCTCATCCATGTCATCCCATTAACCGCATCATCCCTGCCGTCTGTGAAACAATTTCAAGACAACAATTAAatgaaaataattaaattaaataaataacgtaAAATTAGATAAAAAGGTGGAGTTTTTGACTTTCTGAATATTTGGTTATACCTTGAAAAGAAGAAGCTCCAGGATACCAGGGTCGTTTGAGACGAAGGGGAAAGAGAGACGGATACATGGGAAACGTTGTTAGTGGTTCGATTTCCCATAAGGATACACGCGGTTGCCTATCACCCGCAGTTGATTCATCCCAACCAACCTACCAAACCAAAGAGAGGTTCAAAATATAAGCTATAGCGTGCGTATATCAAGTCAACAACAAAAGACTCAGAGAGAATAATTAACAAATGAGCATCTTGTGTAACACTACAGCATGGCCATcacagaaaaaaaaaaagaacgtTCATTGAATCTAGTCTCTAAAAGCATTTTCAAGTGTTTTCCAGCTGGTCAATTGTTGTAGAAGACAGATTAGTGTACATCAAATAGTGTTGTGAAAGTAACACTTGCAACATTCAAGACACATATAACTCATGCAATAACATAATAATATCTAACTTATATATGTCTTTATGATCATTGTGACGTATAGGGCAATACCTATATCATGCATACCACTTATAACTATTTCTTATAACTATTTCTAATCAACTAGTTGGGTAGTTTCGGgggtgtctaccgtaaaggtgcatgagtggtttttggtttgctaagggtggttggctctttgcttgcgcaacaacttccacccggcatgccctcaagttgctgtccacaaggtcttttggctcttttattgaggcaacgacaagcgtcgttttagtggcgtcttgactgcagctcagagcctaaattgattCTTAGGCATGCTTTAAACCCCATGAAAATCTGATTCTACCATCTTCATGGCGTCCcccctatattttattattattactattattattattattattatttttattattgttttttatttatctttgtatgttttaatttattttttaatttctattttctagttaaaaaaaaaaaaaaaaaaaaaaaaagtctttttttagccggaggtcctcacggaagcaatctctctaccctggagtagagagggggatgaatttcctttaccgtgggtggagaattctctcgactcgtggtaacagaaacgacttctcctctagtttagggtagaggaaggattgtctacaccttacctcccccatacctcgcaggcgcgggattgggtattgttgttgttgttgttgtatttctaaaacccatggaaatttgattttaccattttcatggcgtctcaattttatttttaattttattttttttattttttattttttaaaatcctacttattgaccggaggtccactcggaagcaatctctgtaTCCGTCTCCGTCTCCGTCTCCGTCTGTATCCGTTGAATAGAGAGAGGAATGACTTTCTCTACTTATGAGTGTGTTTTCACTCTGGGCGGAGAAATGCCTTGTCTtttttctcggataggggaaggattgtctacatctcacctcccccatacaccaattATGTggaattgggttttgttgttgttgttgttgtgttatgAAGACAAAGATGTTGTCTTCAAAAAAAAGGATGATAAGATCCGAGTACGTTTAAGAGCTCTAAGAGCCAAATCATGGTCAGCTGGTCACTTATCCGTATCAAACTTGTTGGATATTTTCACTTATGTCCATATGATATACTAGCTTTCTTCCTTTCTTTGTTTGAACGGTGTTTAACAACTtagtaattaaataaatatatgaacATCTTCCTGACTACATGACATGAAACtatctttttgtttgtttgttAAAGGACAAATATATAATGTCCATATACTAGCCTTCTTCCTTCCTTTTTTTGAACGGTTTTTAACAatttagtaattatataaatatatgaacATCCTCCCGTAAAACtatctttttgtttgtttgttgaagGACAAATATATGATGTCCACACATATAGTCAAGGCATTAAATTTCGTTGATTACCTTCACTGATCGCCAATGAGAGTTAGGCCATCGAGCAGGATCCAGGTCACCGATGCCAGTTATTGTACCCATGTACCTAAACAATTGTGAGAATCCACACAAAACGTATTACAGAACAACTGACACTTTATACTACATCTCCTCTATTATTAAAATGAAGGGACATAAAACGAAaataatgaagaaaaaaaaaattatacagttTATGGTTTACCTACGGACACTAGATTCTTCAGTTTCAAATAGCATTCGGAAACGCATCCCAACAGAAACACGAGTATGATACACAGCTTTGACATACTTTGATAGAGGTATAACAAATTCACATGGACTTGCCCTGAATACAGTTAAGGATTTAAAAAAATAAAGAAGGCAATAGAGTGATACATAACATCTTATAATATCAGTTTGTCACCTTGGATTATAGAATATTGTAAAACAACTGTTTGTAGCAGCTGCATGAGCAGCAGCAGCAAGGAGACCAATGTGCATGCTATCGCTTGATAGAACAGACGATGGCATCACGGTTTGTGGCCGAGTCGCACGACGGATCCCCAAAAGAAGCTGATTCTTTTCATTCCTAATTTATGAGGGGAAAAAAATACACGAGTTAAATACCTCATAGATAACATATATACTACTTTTTGATTACTCCAATATAATATATACcagataaataaataataatacatcataataataaataaataccagATAAAAAGCACAGAATCTCCAGCAACAAGTCTCTTAGCACTAACAAAAACACTCCACCCAGTTGTAAGAAGGTGACGTTTGGGCTGACCTACAAGCAAAGAACGTAAACTATAATATTAAAATTCAGGTGCAGGTATTTTGAGCTTCACGGCCTCAACGAAACCAACTAAATGACCTAAATGAAACGGGATAATTCTAATTCTATTAAGATATATGGGCAAATCGGCAATTATCCACGGTGAAAAAACACCCTATATTAGATTATATACGTACACTTAAATTATTTATTTCCTAGAGTATACTTCGTTACACATTCCTAAATCCCTCCGACTAATAAATATACATATGAGCGCTCAAATGATGAAACTGACTTTATTACCCCGAAAAATATGCCTGAATTTCCACTCGACATCATGAAGATCCCTTGCAATAAGCTCCTGAGCAGGTGGCTGCTGAGAGAAATCCTGCAGAGCCGAAAATATTATGATTTGTCGATTTCGGTTCGTAAAAGATAGGGGTACAAAAAGTAATTTACCAGTGGAGGGAAGACTTTCTCTGCTGCACGTCGAGGAACCGAAAATCCACCATGGGTACTCGTATCACTAGCCGTCAACGTCTTACAAAAGTAATTAGTTGGCTGTCTGCTAGGAGTACCCAACTCAACAGGAAGAAAAGTATCCTTTTGTTCTTGCTAAAAATATATTACATTACATATATAAGAAACTTATTTAACCAGAACTATTTGGAACCTCTTGTCACTTATTTAACAAAAGATTACCGGGGTCAAGGGCTGCAATGTCATTTGAGCATATACCTCATCTGTTTCAACGTCTGCCTGAAATTGCAGAGTTGGCAATCTTTGTTATGAGTAAAAAAACATAAACTTTGGACTCTTATTATTAAAGTGAATGTAGCATAACCCACATGCATTGTGACATTGTGCAGTTGGCAGATCAATTGGGGCGGCAGGGTTGGATAATTGGGTATGTGAGCATCCACTTCTTTATTAGTAGTGGCAGCAACCTGGCTTCCAGTTTCAATTAAGATCATGTAATAGTTACTGACCAAAATAGACCAATTGTAATACACAAACTTAATTAAAACAGACATTAATTAACATGTACTAATTGCAATCAAATTGTAAAAACCTGTTCACTATGGCCCTGAGGGAAGTAAACAACTCGACTACCAACAATCGGTAAGGACACGAGAGGACCGGCACACGCGTGCCATAGCTCCGAATTCAAGCATTTATTTTCTCCTTTCATGGGTGAT
Proteins encoded in this region:
- the LOC139861975 gene encoding auxin response factor 8-like isoform X1; this encodes MKLSTSGLGQQQPLEGENKCLNSELWHACAGPLVSLPIVGSRVVYFPQGHSEQVAATTNKEVDAHIPNYPTLPPQLICQLHNVTMHADVETDEVYAQMTLQPLTPQEQKDTFLPVELGTPSRQPTNYFCKTLTASDTSTHGGFSVPRRAAEKVFPPLDFSQQPPAQELIARDLHDVEWKFRHIFRGQPKRHLLTTGWSVFVSAKRLVAGDSVLFIWNEKNQLLLGIRRATRPQTVMPSSVLSSDSMHIGLLAAAAHAAATNSCFTIFYNPRASPCEFVIPLSKYVKAVYHTRVSVGMRFRMLFETEESSVRRYMGTITGIGDLDPARWPNSHWRSVKVGWDESTAGDRQPRVSLWEIEPLTTFPMYPSLFPLRLKRPWYPGASSFQDGRDDAVNGMTWMRGETGDLNFQSVGMYPWMQQRIDPSFLQNNLNQQYQAALAAGLQNLGGGDALKQQLMQFQQPVPPIQFPQHQSASATSNPLFQNAHQQLQQTIHQLMPHQFMHGQTQIPNCQPDEPQQQQMNSQQQPPTSFPESYLMQQSSIPFQKTEFIDHPNTKFTPSVMQNMLGSLSPDGSSNLLSFARTGQPEHQSNQQSWVSRFAQSQGGNVPSGAPSTYPEKNAGVEQETLSLDAHNQGLFGGTNIESSAHLLNIGTSSTETDLTTIPSGFQNSFNYGYMQDSSELLHTTGQIDPPNPNRTFVKVYKSGSVGRSLDITRFNSYPELKQELGQMFNLEGLLEDPQRSGWQLVFVDRENDVLLLGDGPWETFVNSVWYIKILSPEDVQKLGEQDSETFSQNSGERTNSGGNGVATGFPPVNLGSLDF
- the LOC139861975 gene encoding auxin response factor 8-like isoform X2 — encoded protein: MHADVETDEVYAQMTLQPLTPQEQKDTFLPVELGTPSRQPTNYFCKTLTASDTSTHGGFSVPRRAAEKVFPPLDFSQQPPAQELIARDLHDVEWKFRHIFRGQPKRHLLTTGWSVFVSAKRLVAGDSVLFIWNEKNQLLLGIRRATRPQTVMPSSVLSSDSMHIGLLAAAAHAAATNSCFTIFYNPRASPCEFVIPLSKYVKAVYHTRVSVGMRFRMLFETEESSVRRYMGTITGIGDLDPARWPNSHWRSVKVGWDESTAGDRQPRVSLWEIEPLTTFPMYPSLFPLRLKRPWYPGASSFQDGRDDAVNGMTWMRGETGDLNFQSVGMYPWMQQRIDPSFLQNNLNQQYQAALAAGLQNLGGGDALKQQLMQFQQPVPPIQFPQHQSASATSNPLFQNAHQQLQQTIHQLMPHQFMHGQTQIPNCQPDEPQQQQMNSQQQPPTSFPESYLMQQSSIPFQKTEFIDHPNTKFTPSVMQNMLGSLSPDGSSNLLSFARTGQPEHQSNQQSWVSRFAQSQGGNVPSGAPSTYPEKNAGVEQETLSLDAHNQGLFGGTNIESSAHLLNIGTSSTETDLTTIPSGFQNSFNYGYMQDSSELLHTTGQIDPPNPNRTFVKVYKSGSVGRSLDITRFNSYPELKQELGQMFNLEGLLEDPQRSGWQLVFVDRENDVLLLGDGPWETFVNSVWYIKILSPEDVQKLGEQDSETFSQNSGERTNSGGNGVATGFPPVNLGSLDF